Proteins co-encoded in one Malus domestica chromosome 09, GDT2T_hap1 genomic window:
- the LOC103411196 gene encoding gibberellin-regulated protein 6-like — translation MAMAKFFAALFLAFLAISMLQTMVMANHGHGGQHKGNNAYGPGSLKSSQCPSQCTRRCSQTQYHKPCMFFCQKCCKKCLCVPPGFYGNKAVCPCYNNWKTQQGGPKCP, via the exons ATGGCCATGGCTAAGTTCTTTGCTGCCTTGTTCTTGGCTTTCCTTGCCATCTCCATGCTTCAAACCATG GTTATGGCAAATCATGGGCATGGAGGCCAGCACAAGGGCAAT aatgcATATGGACCTGGGAGTCTCAAGAGCAGCC AATGCCCGTCACAATGCACGAGGAGGTGCAGCCAGACGCAGTACCACAAGCCCTGCATGTTCTTCTGTCAGAAATGCTGCAAGAAGTGCCTGTGTGTACCCCCTGGGTTTTACGGGAACAAGGCTGTGTGCCCTTGCTACAACAACTGGAAGACCCAGCAAGGAGGACCCAAGTGCCCTTGA
- the LOC103411367 gene encoding uncharacterized protein, which produces METASKMVEKAAAFASGKSSTEAKEKVEALNKDIEAGQGSSNVNSEEGQGSGIGIQNECRICQEEDYLHKLEAPCRCNGTLKFAHRDCVQKWINERLSMTCEICNQPYEAGYTMVIPPPQPSPQTENVTIPIRDGTYFMVNTQAGLQAAQRTAQTEAAAEFLRRQHAMQAHGGIAFNANALCRIAAIICLTFLVMKDMYYFYESGQDSHLLTIFWVLLGLLIPSYLIAWCASAYCCAPNQSEGDLAVVEVAVPEVPVAAALQYNWTAHRY; this is translated from the exons ATGGAAACCGCTAGCAAGATGGTGGAGAAAGCGGCGGCCTTCGCCTCAGGGAAAAGTAGTACTGAAGCAAAGGAGAAAGTAGAGGCGCTGAACAAAGACATAGAAGCAGGTCAGGGATCCTCGAATGTGAACTCGGAAGAAGGGCAGGGATCTGGTATTGGAATACAAAATGAATGCAGAATTTGCCAGGAGGAGGATTACCTTCACAAACTCGAAGCTCCTTGCCGCTGCAACGGCACTCTTAAG TTTGCTCACAGGGATTGTGTTCAAAAATGGATCAACGAGAGGCTAAGTATGACTTGTGAAATCTGCAACCAG CCCTACGAGGCTGGATATACGATGGTGATACCCCCTCCACAGCCCAGTCCTCAAACCGAAAATGTCACTATTCCAATCAG AGATGGAACTTATTTCATGGTGAATACTCAGGCTGGGCTGCAAGCTGCACAAAGGACTGCGCAGACAGAGGCAGCAGCGGAGTTCCTCCGCCGCCAGCATGCTATGCAGGCTCACGGTGGTATAGCTTTCAATGCAAATGCACTATGTCGCATTGCAGCAATTATT TGCCTCACATTTCTTGTAATGAAAGATATGTACTACTTCTATGAAAGTGGACAGGATAGCCATTTGCTTACTATCTTTTGG GTTTTGTTGGGTCTTCTCATACCATCCTATCTCATAGCTTGGTGCGCAAGTGCATAT TGTTGTGCACCGAACCAAAGTGAAGGCGATTTAGCGGTGGTGGAGGTCGCAGTGCCGGAGGTCCCAGTTGCGGCGGCGCTGCAGTATAACTGGACTGCTCATCGATATTGA
- the LOC108174020 gene encoding uncharacterized mitochondrial protein AtMg00810-like has translation MVLALVAHFNWSLRQLDVKNAFLHGILQDEVYMVQPPGFEDPTYPNLVCKLHKSLYGLKQAPRAWNERFTAFLPQLGFTTTYSNSSLFVKAVGSTLVILLLYVDDIIITGNDSLAIQQVIQSLTSEFDIKDLGSLHYFLGIQISRTANGLFLSQHKYVHDLLVKTEMVDSKPCDTPCLPYHRLLKDDGEPYNNPTHYRSVVGALQYLTFTRPDIAFSVHQVCQFMQCPMVSHYTAVKRILRYLKGTMTYGLSYSSSALDIKAFSDADWVGDPNDRRSTTGFVVYLGSNPISWSSKKQQTVSKSSTEAEYRALSSTAAELDWIKQLLSFLQIPISSVPVLFCDNMFNINAPSISKLMFTLFENALLNISFMFSLYLPRNSLHTF, from the coding sequence ATGGTGTTGGCCTTAGTTGCTCATTTCAATTGGTCTCTTCGGCAGTTGGATGTCAAAAATGCCTTTTTACATGGCATTTTGCAAGATGAAGTCTATATGGTGCAACCTCCAGGTTTTGAAGACCCTACTTATCCTAATTTGGTTTGCAAACTCCATAAATCTctctatggtttgaaacaagctcCCCGAGCCTGGAATGAGCGATTCACTGCATTTCTTCCTCAGTTGGGGTTCACCACTACGTATTCTAATTCTTCTTTGTTTGTGAAGGCTGTTGGATCCACATTGGTTATTTTGTTgctctatgtggatgacattatcATCACTGGCAATGACTCCCTGGCTATTCAACAGGTTATTCAGTCCTTGACTtctgaatttgatatcaaagaCCTCGGTTCTTTGCACTATTTTTTGGGTATTCAAATTTCTCGCACTGCAAATGGGTTGTTTCTTTCACAGCACAAGTATGTCCATGATCTATTGGTTAAAACAGAAATGGTTGACTCTAAGCCCTGTGATACACCCTGCCTGCCTTATCATCGGCTTCTCAAAGATGATGGTGAACCGTATAACAATCCTACACATTATAGGAGTGTTGTGGGTGCTCTGCAATACTTAACCTTTACCAGACCTGATATTGCCTTCTCTGTTCATCAGGTGTGTCAGTTTATGCAGTGTCCTATGGTTTCCCACTATACTGCAGTCAAACGGATTCTTCGGTATCTTAAGGGTACCATGACATATGGCTTGTCTTATTCCAGTTCTGCTTTAGATATTAAAGCTTttagtgatgctgattgggtcGGGGATCCCAATGATAGGCGTTCCACAACTGGGTTCGTTGTTTATCTCGGAAGTAATCCTATTTCTTGGTCTTCTAAGAAGCAACAAACTGTCTCCAAATCGTCCACAGAGGCAGAATATAGGGCCTTATCTTCCACGGCTGCAGAGCTTGATTGGATTAAGCAACTCCTGAGTTTTTTGCAGATTCCAATATCTTCTGTTCCTGTGTTGTTCTGTGATAATATGTTCAACATCAACGCACCAAGCATATCGAAGTTGATGTTCACTTTGTTCGAGAACGCGTTGCTCAACATCAGCTTCATGTTCAGTTTGTATCTTCCAAGGAACAGTTTGCATACATTTTGA
- the LOC103442353 gene encoding amino acid transporter AVT1I, which yields MDADSSEKSSSLSLPLILGEEQHEQAGSKVEEKLESSFHHQTTATTSFLKTCFNGLNALSGVGILSVPYALASGGWLSLIFLFLIAASAFYSGLLIQRCMDVDSDIRTYPDIGERAFGKKGRILLSIFMNVELYFVATGFLILEGDNLHNLFPGVELDVAGLRIGGEQCFIIVVALIILPTVWLDNLSLLSYVSASGVLASAIILGSILWIGAFEGIGFHQEGTPLKWNGIPTAVSLYAFCYCAHPVFPTLYTSMKNKRQFSNVLLLCFILCTICYASMAVFGYLMFGSTVQSQITLNLPTHKISSKVAIYTTLVNPISKYALMVTPVVNAAKKKFPSHYNKRLIGMLASTTLVISTVVVALAIPFFAYLMSLVGAFLSVTASIILPCFCYLKISGIYRRLGCEMLIIGLILVLSAAVVVFGTYTSLVEIIGHL from the exons atggaTGCTGATTCTTCAGAAAAGTCATCATCCTTGAGCTTGCCTCTAATCCTTGGTGAGGAGCAACATGAGCAAGCTGGAAGCAAGGTAGAAGAAAAACTAGAGTCGAGCTTTCATCACCAAACTACAGCCACAACCTCCTTCCTCAAAACCTGTTTTAATGGGCTCAATGCACTCTCAG gAGTAGGGATACTGTCAGTTCCTTATGCACTAGCATCAGGAGGATGGCTAAGcttgatcttccttttcttaatCGCGGCTTCAGCCTTCTACTCGGGCTTGTTAATCCAGAGATGCATGGATGTGGATTCTGATATCAGAACTTATCCGGATATAGGTGAGCGCGCATTCGGGAAGAAGGGAAGAATTCTGCTGTCGATTTTCATGAATGTAGAACTCTACTTCGTTGCAACAGGGTTCCTAATTTTAGAAGGAGATAACTTACACAACTTATTTCCCGGCGTGGAATTAGACGTGGCTGGATTAAGAATTGGCGGAGAACAGTGCTTCATAATTGTTGTTGCCCTCATTATTCTGCCAACAGTTTGGTTAGATAACCTGAGCCTTCTTTCTTATGTGTCTGCAAGTGGAGTTTTAGCATCTGCCATCATCCTCGGTTCGATTTTGTGGATTGGTGCTTTTGAAGGAATCGGATTTCATCAAGAGGGCACACCACTGAAGTGGAATGGAATCCCTACCGCTGTTAGCTTGTATGCCTTTTGTTACTGCGCACATCCGGTGTTCCCTACCCTCTACACTTCAATGAAAAACAAACGTCAGTTCTCCAAT GTTCTTCTCCTATGCTTCATCTTGTGCACCATCTGTTATGCATCAATGGCAGTTTTCGGGTACCTAATGTTTGGATCTACGGTTCAATCACAGATAACATTAAATCTCCCAACTCACAAAATTAGCTCAAAAGTCGCGATATACACCACGCTGGTCAATCCGATATCCAAATATGCTTTGATGGTTACACCAGTTGTAAATGCTGCAAAGAAGAAGTTTCCGAGTCACTACAACAAAAGACTCATCGGCATGTTAGCCAGCACCACCTTGGTGATCAGCACCGTTGTAGTAGCTTTGGCTATTCCATTTTTCGCTTATCTCATGTCACTTGTCGGAGCTTTTCTGAGTGTAACAGCATCGATTATATTGCCGTGCTTTTGCTACCTTAAAATTTCAGGTATTTATCGACGCCTCGGATGTGAGATGTTGATTATAGGGCTTATATTAGTACTGAGTGCTGCAGTTGTTGTATTTGGCACTTACACATCTCTAGTAGAAATAATAGGGCACTTGTAA
- the LOC103442354 gene encoding ATP-dependent zinc metalloprotease FTSH 6, chloroplastic, with translation MSPALCLSISLSPLCKSQDISKDTQLPKNPKKQNPCHKTPSNFKSTRRSLLNSTSLGLTLLGAAGPLSVSNPAKAEPEPESPAASTSSRMSYSRFLEYLDQDAVKKVDLFENGTVAIAEIFNPALEKVQRVKIQLPGLPPELLRKMRQKNVDFAAHPMEVNWLPAVLDLLGNFAFPLILLGTLLLRSSSSNVPGGPNLPFGLGRSTAKFQMEPNTGVTFDDVAGVDEAKQDFQEIVEFLKTPEKFSAVGARIPKGVLLVGPPGTGKTLLAKAIAGEAGVPFFSLSGSEFIEMFVGVGASRVRDLFNKAKANSPCLVFIDEIDAVGRQRGTGIGGGNDEREQTLNQLLTEMDGFSGNSGVIVIAATNRPEILDSALLRAGRFDRQVSVGLPDIRGREEMLKVHSSNKRLDKDVSLSVIAMRTPGFSGADLANLMNEAAILAGRRGKNQITMKEIDDSIDRIVAGMEGTKMTDGKSRVLVAYHEVGHAICATLTPGHDPVQKVSLIPRGQARGLTWFIPGEDPTLVSKQQLFARIVGGLGGRAAEEVIFGEPEITTGAAGDLQQVTQIARQMVTMFGMSEIGPWALIDPATQNSDVVLRMLARNIMSEKLAEDIDLSVRQIIENAYEMAKKHVRNNREAIDKLVEVLLEKEILTGDEFRAILSEFTDTSMAKLDRKSQCLHLLSRCSTFKHLSQIHAQIQVSGFQNDHFLLTQLIRFCASSPAKNFAYARNLLDHSESSPPSSWNFLIRGCASSDSPREAIWVFRAMLARGVRPNQLTFPFLIKSCASAAALKEGRQVHVGVVKCGLDCDVYVQNNLVHFYGECKKIKDARKVFDEMSERSVVSWNAIITACVENFWLDEGIEYFMKMRGCGFEPDETTMVVVLNASSELGNLSIGRWVHSQVIERGLALNCQLGTALVDMYAKSGDLGYARIVFNKMETRNVWTRSAMILGLAQHGFAKEALEIFRKMLSSSVRPNYVTFLGVLCACSHAGLVEDGYRYFNDMEHVHGIKPMMVHYGAMVDILGRAGRLNEAYSFMRSMPLDPDPIVWRTLLSACTTHSAKDNEGVGNKVREKLLELEPKRGGNLVMVANMYAEVGMWEKAANLRKVMKERRMKKMAGESCIELGGSVHKFFSGYDSQAGYETIYHLLDVLSLHMKLVNM, from the exons ATGTCACCTGCTCTCtgcctctcaatctctctctctccactctgCAAATCCCAGGACATTTCAAAGGACACCCAACtccccaaaaaccctaaaaaacagAACCCATGTCACAAAACTCCCTCAAACTTCAAATCTACCAGAAGGTCGCTGTTAAATTCCACTTCACTGGGACTGACCCTGTTAGGAGCTGCAGGACCCCTCTCTGTTTCTAACCCTGCAAAAGCAGAGCCAGAGCCAGAGAGCCCGGCCGCGTCGACTTCGAGCAGAATGTCATACTCCAGGTTCTTGGAATACTTGGACCAAGACGCTGTGAAGAAGGTGGACTTGTTTGAGAACGGCACCGTCGCGATCGCCGAGATTTTTAATCCGGCGTTGGAAAAAGTCCAGAGGGTTAAGATTCAGTTGCCTGGACTGCCACCGGAGCTGCTGAGGAAAATGAGACAGAAGAACGTAGATTTTGCAGCTCATCCAATGGAGGTTAATTGGTTGCCTGCAGTGCTGGATTTGTTGGGAAATTTTGCTTTTCCTTTGATCCTGCTCGGGACATTGCTGTTGAGGAGTAGTTCTTCAAACGTGCCAGGAGGCCCCAACTTGCCTTTTGGACTTGGAAG GAGCACAGCCAAGTTTCAGATGGAGCCCAATACAGGggtgacatttgatgatgtgGCCGGAGTCGATGAAGCAAAGCAAGATTTCCAAGAGATTGTTGAATTCCTGAAAACCCCAGAAAAGTTTTCTGCAGTTGGAGCAAGAATTCCCAAAGGGGTTCTTCTTGTGGGGCCGCCAGGGACCGGAAAGACACTGCTGGCCAAGGCCATTGCAGGTGAAGCGGGAGTGCCTTTTTTCTCTCTGTCGGGATCAGAGTTCATTGAGATGTTTGTGGGAGTAGGAGCTTCTAGGGTTAGAGATTTGTTCAACAAGGCGAAGGCGAATTCTCCGTGCCTGGTTTTCATTGACGAGATAGATGCTGTGGGGAGGCAGAGAGGCACAGGAATCGGCGGCGGAAATGATGAGAGGGAGCAAACTCTGAATCAGCTGCTCACTGAAATGGATGGGTTTAGTGGGAACAGTGGAGTGATTGTCATCGCCGCCACAAACCGCCCTGAAATTCTTGATTCTGCTTTGCTTAGGGCTGGCAGATTCGACAGGCAG GTTAGCGTTGGATTACCGGATATAAGGGGAAGAGAAGAGATGCTAAAAGTTCACAGCAGCAATAAGAGGCTTGATAAGGATGTTTCTCTGAGTGTTATTGCCATGAGAACTCCTGGATTCAGCGGTGCAGACCTTGCAAACCTCATGAATGAAGCTGCCATTCTTGCTGGTAGGAGAGGCAAAAATCAGATAACAATGAAGGAAATCGATGACTCGATTGATCGAATTGTGGCAGGGATGGAAGGCACAAAAATGACTGATGGGAAGAGCCGAGTTCTTGTGGCTTATCATGAAGTTGGCCACGCTATTTGTGC GACACTGACTCCCGGCCACGATCCAGTGCAGAAGGTCTCCTTGATTCCTCGAGGCCAAGCACGCGGTTTGACATGGTTCATACCAGGCGAAGATCCTACTCTTGTTTCTAAGCAACAACTATTTGCTAGAATAGTTGGAGGTCTAGGAGGTAGGGCAGCAGAAGAGGTGATTTTTGGGGAACCAGAAATAACAACTGGTGCAGCAGGAGACTTGCAACAAGTCACACAGATAGCAAGACAG ATGGTGACAATGTTTGGGATGTCGGAGATTGGACCCTGGGCGCTGATAGATCCGGCAACACAAAACAGCGATGTCGTGCTGAGGATGCTGGCAAGAAACATCATGTCTGAGAAGCTGGCGGAGGACATTGATTTGTCAGTGAGACAGATAATTGAAAACGCATATGAGATGGCTAAGAAGCATGTGAGGAACAACAGGGAGGCCATTGATAAGTTAGtagaagtgcttttggaaaaggAGATTCTCACAGGAGATGAATTCAGAGCAATTCTTTCTGAATTCACAGATACTTCTATGGCAAAGTTGGATAGGAAATCA CAATGTCTCCATCTCCTCAGCCGGTGCTCCACCTTCAAACACCTCTCTCAGATCCACGCCCAAATCCAAGTCTCCGGCTTTCAAAACGACCACTTTCTCCTCACCCAACTCATCCGCTTCTGCGCCTCGTCTCCCGCCAAAAACTTCGCCTACGCCCGAAACCTCCTAGACCACTCTGAGTCTTCCCCGCCGTCTTCATGGAACTTCCTCATCCGTGGCTGCGCCTCCAGCGACTCGCCCCGAGAGGCCATCTGGGTCTTTCGAGCAATGCTCGCCCGCGGCGTTCGACCCAACCAGCTCACCTTCCCTTTCCTGATCAAGTCCTGCGCTTCGGCCGCCGCGTTGAAAGAAGGGAGGCAAGTGCATGTGGGAGTCGTGAAGTGTGGGTTGGACTGTGATGTTTATGTTCAGAACAATCTGGTTCATTTTTATGGGGAGTGTAAGAAGATTAAAGATGCGCGGAAAGTGTTCGATGAAATGTCTGAGAGAAGTGTTGTTTCCTGGAATGCAATTATAACCGCTTGCGTTGAGAATTTTTGGTTGGATGAGGGAATTGAGTACTTTATGAAGATGCGGGGTTGTGGGTTTGAGCCAGACGAGACTACAATGGTGGTAGTGTTGAATGCGTCCTCGGAGCTTGGGAACTTGAGCATTGGGAGATGGGTTCATTCCCAAGTGATTGAAAGAGGGTTGGCTTTGAATTGTCAGTTGGGTACTGCACTTGTGGACATGTATGCAAAGTCTGGGGATTTGGGTTATGCTAGGATAGTTTTCAATAAGATGGAGACGCGGAATGTGTGGACGCGGAGTGCCATGATTCTAGGGTTAGCACAGCATGGGTTTGCCAAGGAAGCCCTTGAAATTTTCCGGAAGATGCTGAGCTCGTCAGTACGCCCAAATTATGTCACCTTTCTTGGGGTTCTCTGTGCTTGTAGCCATGCTGGACTGGTAGAAGATGGCTACCGATACTTCAATGATATGGAACATGTACATGGGATTAAACCCATGATGGTACACTATGGTGCTATGGTGGATATCTTAGGTCGTGCTGGCCGTCTCAACGAGGCCTATAGCTTCATGAGGAGCATGCCCCTTGACCCTGATCCCATTGTATGGAGGACATTGCTTAGTGCATGCACTACTCATAGTGCTAAGGACAATGAAGGGGTAGGAAACAAAGTAAGAGAGAAGCTGCTTGAATTAGAGCCGAAAAGGGGTGGGAATCTTGTGATGGTCGCAAACATGTATGCTGAAGTTGGGATGTGGGAGAAAGCCGCAAATTTGAGGAAGGTTATGAAAGAAAGACGGATGAAGAAGATGGCGGGGGAGAGTTGCATTGAGTTAGGCGGGTCTGTCCATAAGTTCTTTTCCGGCTATGATTCCCAAGCTGGTTACGAGACTATCTACCACTTACTAGATGTATTGAGCTTGCACATGAAGTTAGTTAACATGTAA
- the LOC103421500 gene encoding protein DMP8 → MDQKSDGVGIKIYNNAVYGDPHDDESAKSPPKPPPTSSSSHPLPLLRLNPDHLHGRKRRAVAKGVQKTLSKTSMLANFLPTGTLLTFEMVLPAIYRTGECTGVTTMMTLVLLGMCTLSCFFFHFTDSFRGPDGKLYYGFVTPKGLAVFKPGLGVEVPKEERYKLGLSDFVHAIMSVMVFVAIAFSDRRVTDCLFPGHEKDMDEVMESFPLMVGIVCSGLFLVFPSTRYGIGCMAA, encoded by the coding sequence ATGGACCAAAAAAGCGATGGAGTTGGAATCAAAATCTATAACAATGCAGTCTACGGGGACCCGCACGACGACGAGTCCGCCAAGTCACCACCAAAGCCGCCGCCAACTTCTTCTTCATCTCACCCTCTGCCTTTGCTCCGACTGAACCCGGACCACTTACACGGCCGCAAACGCCGTGCCGTTGCCAAAGGGGTCCAGAAAACCCTATCCAAGACCTCAATGCTGGCCAACTTTCTCCCCACAGGCACTCTCTTAACCTTTGAAATGGTGCTCCCCGCTATCTACAGAACCGGAGAGTGCACGGGCGTCACCACTATGATGACACTCGTGCTCCTTGGCATGTGCACCCTCTCatgcttcttcttccacttcacGGACAGTTTCCGTGGGCCTGACGGGAAGTTGTACTACGGATTCGTGACGCCGAAAGGACTAGCGGTATTTAAACCGGGCCTGGGGGTGGAGGTGCCGAAGGAGGAGAGGTACAAATTGGGGCTGTCAGACTTCGTTCACGCCATTATGTCTGTCATGGTGTTTGTGGCGATCGCATTTTCGGACCGGCGCGTGACGGACTGTTTGTTTCCGGGGCACGAGAAGGATATGGATGAAGTTATGGAGAGTTTCCCGTTGATGGTGGGGATCGTGTGCAGTGGCTTGTTTCTTGTGTTTCCGAGTACTCGCTACGGGATTGGCTGCATGGCTGCGTGA